A window of the Callospermophilus lateralis isolate mCalLat2 chromosome 7, mCalLat2.hap1, whole genome shotgun sequence genome harbors these coding sequences:
- the LOC143403571 gene encoding T-cell surface glycoprotein CD1c-like, whose amino-acid sequence MLLLYLPSLALLLPGSDNAHVVQERISFRLIQISSFANQSWAKHQGSGWLDGLQIHGWESESGTIIFLHTWSKGNFSNEEIVYLELLFREYFIGLTQQIQTHASQFHFEYPFEIQANAGCELYSPESPESFFQAAFEGSDFLSFQNISWVPAPEGGSRAQKICDLLNRYEGIKEIVYNLTRNTCPQFLLGLLDAGKRELQRKVRPEAWLSSRPTVESGRLLLVCHVSGFYPRPIWVMWMRGEQEQVGTKQDDILPNADGTWYLRAILEVAAEEASGLSCRVRHSSLGGRDMILYWGHHTSVNLILLAVIVPVILLIIPVLWRKK is encoded by the exons ATGCTGCTTCTGTACCTTCCATCGttggctctcctcctcccaggcagTGACAATGCACATG TGGTCCAGGAACGGATCTCATTCCGTCTCATCCAGATCTCCTCCTTCGCCAACCAATCTTGGGCAAAGCATCAAGGCTCAGGTTGGCTGGATGGGTTGCAGATTCATGGCTGGGAAAGTGAATCAGGCACAATAATATTCCTGCACACCTGGTCCAAGGGCAACTTCAGCAATGAGGAGATTGTATACCTGGAGCTGCTATTCCGTGAATACTTCATTGGATTAACTCAGCAGATTCAAACTCATGCCAGTCAATTTCATTTCGAAT ATCCctttgaaatacaagcaaatgccGGCTGTGAGTTATACTCTCCAGAGAGTCCAGAAAGCTTCTTCCAGGCCGCTTTTGAAGGATCAGATTTCCTGAGCTTCCAAAACATATCATGGGTGCCAGCTCCGGAGGGTGGGAGTAGAGCCCAGAAAATCTGTGATCTCCTTAATCGCTATGAAGGCATCAAGGAAATAGTGTACAATCTCACCAGAAACACctgccctcaattcctcttgggtCTCCTAGACGCGGGAAAGAGGGAGCTCCAAAGAAAAG TGAGACCAGAGGCCTGGCTGTCCAGTCGCCCCACCGTTGAGTCGGGTCGACTGTTGCTGGTTTGTCACGTCTCTGGTTTCTACCCCAGACCTATCTGGGTTATGTGGATGCGAGGTGAGCAGGAGCAAGTGGGCACCAAGCAAGATGACATTCTTCCTAATGCCGATGGAACGTGGTATCTTCGGGCGATCCTGGAGGTGGCAGCTGAGGAAGCATCTGGCCTGTCTTGTCGAGTGAGGCACAGCAGTCTAGGAGGCCGGGACATGATCCTCTACTGGG GACACCACACTTCTGTGAACTTGATCCTCTTGGCAGTGATAGTACCTGTGATACTTCTCATCATCCCTGTATTATGGCGTAAGAAGTGA
- the LOC143403538 gene encoding T-cell surface glycoprotein CD1b-like codes for MRVQTSAESQKSSLSEMLLLLVLAVLYPASQEPTSFHLIQISSFVNSTWIQYHSSGWLDGLQIHGWNSVADTAIFLKPWSKGNFSDVEISDLVELFRVYTFAFIREMRAHVREFQLEYAFEIQGIAGCELHSGGAILSFLRGALGGLDFVSFRNSSCVPAPEGGSRAQLVCALLRPYGDIFHIVKKLLYETCPRFLLGVLEAGKADLQRQVKPEAWLSSGPSPGPGRLLLVCHVSGFYPKPVWVMWMRGGQEQLGTQRGDIMPNGDGTWYLRATLDVAAGEAAGLACRVKHSSLGGQDLVLHWGGGSVSIAVIIWTVMVLCLVISLGLALWFWRHRYSEFVFQNF; via the exons ATGAGAGTTCAAACATCAGCCGAAAGCCAGAAGTCCTCCCTCAGTGAAATGCTGCTGCTGCTTGTATTAGCAGTTCTCTACCCAG CCTCCCAGGAGCCAACCTCATTCCACCTCATCCAAATCTCATCCTTTGTCAACAGCACCTGGATACAATATCACAGCTCAGGCTGGTTGGATGGCCTGCAGATTCATGGTTGGAATAGTGTCGCAGACACTGCCATATTCCTGAAGCCCTGGTCGAAGGGCAATTTCAGTGATGTGGAGATATCTGATTTGGTGGAGCTATTCCGGGTCTATACCTTTGCATTCATTCGAGAAATGCGGGCCCACGTCCGTGAGTTCCAGTTGGAAT ACGCCTTTGAGATCCAGGGCATAGCAGGCTGTGAGCTGCACTCTGGGGGAGCCATCCTGAGCTTCTTAAGGGGGGCTTTAGGAGGCCTGGATTTTGTGAGCTTCAGGAATTCTTCGTGTGTGCCTGCTCCAGAAGGGGGCAGCAGGGCACAGCTCGTATGCGCCCTGCTCAGACCTTACGGAGACATCTTCCACATTGTGAAGAAGCTGCTGTATGAAACCTGCCCCAGGTTTCTCCTGGGTGTTCTCGAGGCGGGGAAGGCAGATCTGCAGAGGCAAG TGAAGCCCGAGGCCTGGCTGTCCAGTGGCCCCAGCCCTGGGCCTGGCCGTCTGCTGCTGGTGTGCCATGTGTCTGGCTTCTACCCAAAGCCCGTGTGGGTGATGTGGATGCGAGGTGGGCAGGAGCAGCTGGGCactcagagaggtgacatcatgccCAATGGTGATGGCACGTGGTATCTCCGAGCAACCCTGGATGTGGCAGCTGGGGAGGCGGCTGGCCTGGCCTGCAGGGTGAAGCACAGCAGCCTAGGAGGGCAGGACCTCGTCCTCCACTGGGGTG GAGGCTCGGTCTCCATTGCTGTGATCATTTGGACGGTGATGGTGCTCTGTCTGGTCATTTCACTGGGCCTTGCCCTGTGGTTTTGGCGGCATCG GTATTCAgaatttgtatttcagaatttcTAG